A region of Argentina anserina chromosome 5, drPotAnse1.1, whole genome shotgun sequence DNA encodes the following proteins:
- the LOC126795023 gene encoding leucine-rich repeat receptor-like serine/threonine/tyrosine-protein kinase SOBIR1: MDHSPSKQQLLRLLTFFSLLLLIHGGRLNLDPSDLQALITVQTQLGFHTLNKAKSTNPCNTPGVFCERRLSGSNSYVLKITRLVFKSHQLSGSLSPAIGKLPELKELSLSDNSLVDQVPSQIVDCKKLEILDLGNNQFSGEVPSQLSSLIRLRILDLSSNKFFGSLSFLKHFPNLETLSIADNLFSGKIPASVRSFRNLRSFNFAGNELLEGSAPKLKRVEVSATSQVPRRFIFAETSNSTPAARTNNSNSISAGPSAAPAPSPSATPTKKKNKKKLGRWLLGFFAGALAGSICGFIFSLLFKLLLAVVKGGGKESGPAIFSSLIKRKEDLAFLEKEDGLASLELIGRGGCGEVYKAELPGSNGKIIAIKKIIQPPKEANELAEEDSKQMHKKMRQIRSEINTVGQIRHRNLLSLLAHVSRQDCHLLVYEYMKNGSLQDMLNEVSEGKRELDWPTRHRAAIGIASGLEYLHIHHAPHIIHRDLKPANVLLDDDMEARIADFGLAKAMPDYQTHITTSNVAGTVGYIAPEYHQTLKFTDKCDIYSFGVLLGVLVIGKLPSDDFFQTTSEMSLVKWMKNVLTSEDPKQAIDSTLMGSGFEEQMLLVLKIACFCTVDNPKERPNSKDVRCMLDQIKHQVSV; this comes from the coding sequence ATGGACCATTCCCCCAGCAAACAGCAGCTCCTCCGCCTCCTTACCTTcttctccctcctcctcctcatccacGGCGGTAGGCTCAACCTTGATCCTTCAGACCTTCAAGCCCTCATCACTGTCCAGACCCAACTCGGCTTCCATACCCTAAACAAAGCCAAATCCACCAACCCATGCAACACTCCCGGCGTCTTCTGCGAGAGAAGACTTTCCGGCAGCAACTCCTACGTCCTCAAAATCACTAGACTCGTCTTCAAGTCCCACCAACTCTCTGGCTCTCTGTCTCCGGCAATCGGGAAGCTCCCCGAGCTCAAGGAGCTCTCTCTTTCCGACAACAGCCTGGTTGACCAAGTCCCCTCTCAAATCGTTGACTGCAAGAAGCTCGAAATCCTCGACCTCGGAAACAACCAGTTCTCCGGTGAAGTTCCTTCTCAGCTGTCTTCTCTGATCAGGCTTCGTATACTCGACCTTTCCTCCAACAAGTTCTTCGGCAGCTTGAGCTTCTTGAAGCATTTTCCAAACTTGGAAACTCTCTCCATTGCCGACAATCTCTTCTCCGGGAAGATCCCAGCTTCGGTTCGCTCTTTCCGCAATCTAAGGTCCTTCAACTTCGCCGGAAATGAGCTCCTCGAAGGCTCCGCGCCTAAGTTGAAACGTGTTGAGGTTTCAGCAACTTCCCAAGTTCCAAGACGATTCATTTTTGCTGAAACTTCAAACTCCACCCCCGCGGCAAGGACCAACAATAGTAATTCCATCTCTGCTGGACCCTCGGCTGCTCCAGCTCCAAGTCCATCGGCAACAccaacaaagaagaagaacaagaagaagctcGGACGATGGCTGCTCGGGTTCTTTGCCGGAGCACTGGCCGGGAGCATATGTGGGTTCATCTTCTCTTTGTTGTTCAAGCTGCTCTTGGCTGTGGTGAAAGGTGGAGGCAAGGAATCTGGTCCGGCTATTTTTAGTTCTCTGATCAAAAGGAAAGAGGACTTGGCTTTTCTGGAGAAAGAAGACGGGCTTGCTTCGTTGGAGCTCATCGGAAGAGGAGGATGTGGAGAGGTTTACAAGGCGGAGTTGCCAGGTAGCAACGGGAAGATAATTGCTATTAAGAAGATTATTCAGCCTCCTAAGGAAGCCAATGAGTTGGCGGAGGAAGACAGCAAGCAAATGCACAAGAAGATGCGTCAAATTCGGTCGGAGATCAACACCGTGGGACAAATTCGACACCGGAATCTGCTTTCTCTATTGGCGCATGTATCCCGGCAAGACTGTCATCTGCTTGTGTACGAGTACATGAAAAATGGGAGCTTACAAGAcatgttaaatgaggtttctGAAGGGAAAAGGGAATTGGATTGGCCAACGAGGCATAGAGCTGCAATAGGAATTGCTTCCGGGCTTGAATACCTCCATATCCACCATGCACCTCATATCATTCACAGGGATCTGAAGCCGGCAAACGTCCTGCTTGATGACGATATGGAAGCTCGAATTGCAGATTTCGGACTTGCAAAAGCAATGCCGGACTACCAGACACATATCACGACTTCAAATGTGGCAGGAACGGTTGGATACATTGCACCGGAGTATCATCAGACACTAAAGTTCACAGACAAGTGTGATATATACAGCTTTGGGGTGTTGCTCGGGGTGTTGGTTATCGGAAAGCTTCCGTCTGATGATTTTTTCCAGACCACCAGTGAGATGAGTCTAGTTAAGTGGATGAAGAATGTGCTGACCTCGGAGGATCCTAAGCAGGCAATCGACTCGACATTGATGGGTAGTGGATTTGAGGAGCAAATGCTCTTGGTTCTAAAGATAGCATGCTTTTGCACAGTGGATAACCCGAAAGAGAGGCCTAATAGTAAGGATGTTAGGTGCATGTTGGATCAAATCAAGCACCAAGTATCAGTATAG
- the LOC126795017 gene encoding protein SIEVE ELEMENT OCCLUSION B-like — MASHPLKPAPKIQNVAGRDKREYSKSDDTALVRQIRETHTPGRSHLVDVKPILHVIDEIFNRSSVGTDGGILLGTHVDSLEDRTSSLSYDVLLQGLSYLIQKIYIEIGRQCLNGADVHVSTMELLRFLSNYSWEAKVVLSLAAFSIYYGEFWLVVQLCTTDPLAKPLAILKQLSDLIEHAASVKPQLEAIDNLIKAITKVTKRIVEYADMVKLQSQYVSEDQPPLMTAMAHIPAAAYWVIRGILACASHISILTGGRYEYVASTTEVWELSSLAHKLNNIDGHLTSELETCRRHIVEKTYDEDYKNLIHLFRSLHLDNMKNLRALISHKDDIQPLVIGRSQVKISLEVLRRKHVLLLITDLSLSYEEILILELIYKDQQNRGDFEYEFVWLPIVDAAVWDEAKKDRFEDLKSKMPWYAVHDPLIIEPPVIKFIRDYWHFDKKMIIVSLDPQGRVYSENAVHMLWIWGNLAFPFSDEKETALWNAESWRLELVTDSIDPEILNWMDQKKYICLFGSDDIEWIRRFTERAKDVAKRAEIPLELVYAGRSTATKEKIRKLNRLIDAEKLSHTWSDYTRTWFFWSRLDSMRCSKAKQHKTIDNDDILREVMSLLSYDGSDQGWVMLWRGSADTVRGNGHLTSTTLDDFETWRLAAAELGFLPELKKQLKLRHQPHHCTRLIIPGFGPDIPDKVVCTECGREMEKFFMFRCCTD, encoded by the exons ATGGCTAGCCACCCACTGAAACCAGCTCCTAAGATACAAAATGTGGCTGGGAGAGACAAAAGAGAATACTCAAAATCCGATGATACTGCATTGGTGAGACAAATTCGGGAGACTCATACTCCCGGGCGCTCCCACCTTGTTGATGTGAAGCCAATTCTCCATGtgattgatgaaatatttAATCGGTCTTCAGTTGGCACGGATGGCGGCATTCTACTT GGTACACATGTAGATTCACTGGAGGACAGGACAAGTTCTCTAAGTTATGATGTCCTTCTCCAGGGGTTGTCTTATCTGATACAGAAGATATATATCGAG ATAGGTCGCCAATGCTTAAATGGTGCTGATGTGCATGTAAGCACAATGGAGTTACTGAGGTTCCTTTCCAACTATTCATGGGAAGCAAAAGTGGTGCTATCCCTCGCGGCATTCTCTATCTACTATGGAGAATTCTGGCTTGTTGTTCAGCTTTGTACTACAGATCCACTAGCCAAGCCTTTGGCCATCCTGAAGCAATTGTCAGACTTAATAGAGCATGCAGCCTCAGTAAAGCCTCAGCTCGAGGCCATTGACAACCTCATCAAAGCAATCACCAAAGTTACTAAGAGAATTGTAGAGTATGCTGATATGGTCAAGCTGCAGTCTCAGTACGTTTCTGAAGACCAACCACCATTGATGACTGCCATGGCACATATTCCTGCTGCTGCCTACTGGGTCATTCGAGGCATACTGGCTTGTGCCTCACATATTTCTATTCTTACAGGCGGTAGATACGA GTATGTCGCATCAACCACAGAGGTGTGGGAACTATCAAGTCTTGCTCATAAGTTAAACAATATAGATGGACATCTCACCAGTGAACTAGAAACCTGCCGTCGACATATTG TGGAGAAGACATATGATGAAGATTACAAGAATCTGATACACCTTTTCCGAAGTCTCCACCTTGACAACATGAAGAACTTACGGGCACTGATTTCCCACAAGGATGATATTCAGCCTCTTGTAATTGGGAGAAGCCAAGTGAAG ATCAGTCTTGAAGTACTAAGGAGAAAGCATGTGTTACTGCTGATAACTGATCTTAGTCTGAGTTATGAAGAGATCCTAATTCTTGAACTCATCTACAAGGATCAGCAAAATAGGGGAGATTTTGAGTATGAATTTGTTTGGCTCCCCATTGTGGATGCGGCTGTTTGGGATGAAGCAAAAAAAGATAGATTCGAGGACTTGAAGTCAAAGATGCCATGGTATGCTGTGCATGACCCTTTGATTATTGAACCTCCAGTGATCAAGTTCATCAGAGACTATTGGCATTTTGACAAGAAGATGATCATAGTGTCATTGGATCCACAAGGAAGGGTGTACTCTGAAAATGCCGTCCACATGCTGTGGATTTGGGGAAATCTGGCTTTCCCGTTCTCTGATGAGAAAGAGACAGCACTATGGAATGCAGAAAGTTGGAGACTCGAGCTTGTTACTGATAGCATTGATCCAGAAATACTAAATTGG ATGGACCAAAAGAAATATATCTGCTTATTTGGAAGTGATGACATAGAATGGATAAGGAGATTCACAGAGAGAGCAAAAGATGTGGCAAAACGTGCAGAAATTCCTTTGGAGTTGGTCTATGCAGGAAGAAGCACCGccacaaaagagaaaatcagGAAACTCAACAGACTTATTGATGCTGAGAAACTCAGTCACACCTGGTCTGATTACACACGCACCTGGTTCTTTTGGTCTCGACTTGACAGCATGAGGTGCTCAAAGGCTAAGCAGCACAAGACTATAGACAATGATGATATACTGAGAGAGGTCATGAGTTTGCTTAGCTATGACGGAAGTGACCAAGGTTGGGTTATGTTGTGGAGGGGATCAGCTGACACTGTTAGGGGTAATGGACACCTGACTAGTACCACCCTTGACGACTTTGAGACCTGGAGACTGGCAGCTGCTGAGTTAGGCTTTTTGCCTGAACTGAAAAAACAGCTCAAACTGCGGCACCAACCACATCACTGTACTCGTTTGATCATTCCCGGATTCGGTCCAGACATTCCGGACAAAGTGGTGTGTACCGAGTGTGGTCGTGAGATGGAGAAGTTCTTCATGTTTCGCTGCTGCACCGATTGA